The Brevibacillus humidisoli DNA segment TGACAACCTGGTCAGTCGGATGATCCCAGCTTGATTAACTCCTCCAGCAATAGCTGTGATTTATAAGCCTCGTCCGCATCGACACTCGGTTTACTGTCTCCGATAATCGATTCCATGAAGTGAAGCACGGCCCCTTCAAATCCTCTGCGCTTTAAAATGGTATCCCAAGACGCCGGCTTCGCTCTCATCACCAGCCCCTTTTCTTCCCGCTCCCAGACCTCGAGATCCGTTACCCGAATCACATGTCCATCAGCGGTCCATTCTACATGCTCCCGATTGGATCCTGCTCTCCTGTGCATTGCCGTCGACAGCCCAACCCCAACGTTGGACAGGTAGCTATGCTGTGCGTACAGCAACCGTCCTCGTTCGTCTGTCACAATCCGGCCGCCTGTGCACTTGACCTCATCAGCGGCCAACCATCTGACGAGATCGACCAGATGGATGTAATCGTCAAGCAGAGTTTGCTCATGAGGTTCATCCCTAATCCCGTCAATCCGGTGTTTGTCCGTCCGAATCCAGGCCATTCGCCCCGCTTCAGCCTTCGCTTGCACATAGAGCGGAGCAAATCGTCGGTTGAAGCCGACCATCACTTTCCTGCCGGTCTTTGCGCAAAGCACGGCCAGCCCTTCCGCTTCCTCGAGGGTTGCCGCCAGCGGTTTG contains these protein-coding regions:
- a CDS encoding Gfo/Idh/MocA family protein, yielding MRKPRIGVIGLGSIAQKAYLPILSQQQGWSLVGAFSPTQSKRDDICAQYRIQSFPNMAALVREVDAVFVHSSTETHYEVVAKLLSKGIDVYVDKPLAATLEEAEGLAVLCAKTGRKVMVGFNRRFAPLYVQAKAEAGRMAWIRTDKHRIDGIRDEPHEQTLLDDYIHLVDLVRWLAADEVKCTGGRIVTDERGRLLYAQHSYLSNVGVGLSTAMHRRAGSNREHVEWTADGHVIRVTDLEVWEREEKGLVMRAKPASWDTILKRRGFEGAVLHFMESIIGDSKPSVDADEAYKSQLLLEELIKLGSSD